A segment of the Diachasmimorpha longicaudata isolate KC_UGA_2023 chromosome 5, iyDiaLong2, whole genome shotgun sequence genome:
CCCAAAAACAATAAAGGGTTGTCGCAAAGACCAAGATAAAagggaatatatttttcaggaTAAATCACTCACCACTCTGTTCGCCCAGAAAAACGAGCTTGAATTTACGCAATGGGTTTCCAAAATCACCCGAGGACGACATTGTAACGGCGAAATGCTGATAATCCCCTTGGTAATGATAAACTTGTCACCTGTAACACTCGTTAGTACACTCGAAAATGGTTcataaaactgaaaaattcgtAGATTTGTTCGGGTGAAAAGTTATGACAAATCGCCACGGCCACTCCTTCCCTTCTCTGTCGCACTGTCGGCCGCCACGTTTGACTGGGAAGTGACGTCATTGGTCGGTTCACCCACACTTTTATTACGGTTTTATGCTCTCAGccgttctcattttttttcctttttttcgcgTGCACAAATACGATTCCATTGGCGTTTTATGGGTTTTTGCAGGCATTCGCATCTGTCAGCTGGTTAGATGAGGTGTTTCTGGAGATAATGAGAGAAGATATGgagtttgaagaatttttacaGTCGGAAAAGCCTTCAATACCTTGGGGCCTAGGATTTCGAATGTCTTAAGAtgctatttttttcaatattaacaCTTGTAGCCTCTACAAACGTTAATTTGAAAGCTAAAAGACAACAGACATTtcacaaaaaatacaaaaaaataataactgcCAGAATTAACTATTTCAAtgtttctatttttgtttttaatatatttcctGGGATcgtactattttttaaatgaaaaagtgGTGAATAAATAAGTCTATTTCCAAGGAGTTTCCATATATTTATCTCTTATATACAGTATCACGATAGATTTGTACATACTTAGAGGATTTCTCTTATGTTACATTAGAAAATTTGTTTcagttttttgtttttagaaTTGTGGTAGTGGAGTGAGAAAATTAGCTGGGCCTTCAGTCTTGGGGAGATTTGGGGTGTTTCCAGGGGGAGTGGAAGTGGTAAGCTGGTTGGGTTAAACTTTCAAAAGTAGAttgcacgaaaaaaaattaattacttgtGAAGTGGCGAAGCAGGATGAGTCCAGCCAACCGCAAGATGGCCTTTAGTGAATTTTTCTGAGGGAAAAATACTGTTTCGTAGCCTCTTGCTATTCAATTCGTCTCTGCAAACAGTTAAATGCCCCCaataatgaaggaaaaaattttcatctgatCTTCTCGCTCCACAGCAGTAGAATTTGAACCTTCTTTGTTCGTTAGTTATTTTTCCCGAGGTATAATTCAGCGCTGATGGGCTCGATTGTTCTGTTGTCTGTAGGGATCCTCCACGACGATGGAGGAGCAGGCGAGATCGTAACCAGTACGATTGAACCTGAAGGAAAATAGGGAGAAGCAGATTGGGAATAGAAATGTTATTACTAAATTTTTAACTATTGATCTGCCGAGAGCAAGTGGCAGACCCAGATCAGTGCCTGGAGACACTATTACAGCGTCTGGATCCCCTGGACGATTCACCGGAGTTATATTTCGACATTGCACCACTCGCAGGCCCATCACAGATTTGCCGGGTGTTGCACCCCCAATTTGACCGTGGATCCCATGCTGAAGCCACAAGGCCtaagaaataattatgaggtaagatcattgaaaaaaaacgcgTTGTATTTTGGGaattacttgaaaaaatagtagaaATTGGAATCCTCCAAAAATgtcaattacaattttttctgtaccTCAAACATGCAAACAATGGATCGATGCGTCAATTCCCAGATTAAGATTTTTGATGCAAATTCCATGGCCATTTTATAATCAACTATCCTAAGGCCTGCTTGGAGTAAATCCAAGTTGTAAGATTCCACATTcctgaaattatgaaatagtGAAAATAGTACAGGCTCTCGAGCGATGTACTGCTGCCgtaacatatatttttgttaaaaattaatcgattagTTCAATTTTCTATTGTGGAACTGTCGTTAGTTATTAATTACTCACATTGTCGCAAATATATCCAGAGCGATAAAAGTTATCATAAGCTTGAGCACAAATAACATAACTGAATCGATGAGTTCAGCTACAATACGCTTCCAAATCGGTGGAATCCGGTATTCAATTCctgtaaaatcattttttcacttcaagCTCTTCGCTCGTTTTTACTAAAATAGGCACAAGTACATGAATGATAGACACCACGAGATGAGATGTAGAGACATGGACAATAGGCTACACAGAAATATGAGAATAATTAGATAAAATGAAGGACATGAACAgactatattaaaaaatgcacacatgaaaaaatttcattgaaaatatttcaatggaaaaaaattcactgagaAGACAGCAGTTCAATCAAAATGCAACAGAATATTCTGACAAATCCAGTTGGCTTTTCTATCAAATTTTTACGTACGTGTGAAATCATTACTAAttaacacaaaaaaattaaacgaaagagaataatatttttaatacctTCAGGTGTGAGTACGGGTCCAGGTCTGGAGTCTCTGCTGCCTCGCAGTCTTGTGGAGTCATTTTCTGTGACTGAGGGTCCACTTGGCGAGGCTGGAGCTCTCGTGTTCGGTGATAATTGAGGTAGGAAATTATTCCCTGAAATTAACGATAAGTTGATTGAGCTGCACTCTCCAGCTATcacattttcatcattttcgcAGTCTCTAGGCTTTCTTAAAATTGACATACAATTGGAATTactatttttattaacaagaaaaattatagGCAATAACTGATCAGTTATTGCCTAATATCAATCCCTAATTAAATGTGTTATGATGAAATGAATATTCTAAGTACGTTTTGTAGTCTGATAAATGATGAAAACTTACCATTTGGTTGTAAAATTTGACCAGACATCAAATAATAAGGAAACATAGCAGCAACAGTCTGCCAAGCATAGGCCTCCTGCAaccatttttctaatttcgtAAAGTACTCTGTCCTCTCTTCCATAgtacaaaatttttccttctcttcagattttgttgaataattattagccATCTGAAAGTTACAAGAACACGAGTTTATTACTTCTTCTTGAAGTAATCTTATGCAACGTTTCTTTTCATTTACCAATTTTACGTACTTACTGATTGTTTTATGACACTATGTGTAAATGGACAAATTAGgaggaaaaactgaaaatttatttattggagTCACGACGCAGGAACGAACGTCATTGAAATGATTTCCGTCGATTTTTCACTTGACTGAAATAAAGAATAATCTCCTGTCAAAACAAATGGGAAAGTGTGTCGATCAGATGGAGAATTTCTCCCTAGGCATGACGTGGGGTTGGAGAACTTCAGGGAATGTTCCTAGAAGGACCGAAGTCCTGGAGTGAGTATTGGCGCTGCATTTGAAGGTTAGTAATTACGACAGGCATGAAGAATGACCGTCAAAAACatctgaattaattgaaatactcgaacgtaaaaatcgaagaTGACCAAGTGAGGAATTCCATCACTATCACAAgatcattgaattaatttaccaCGTCCACCAACAGTAGGGAActttcctgaaattttttattggaaaagacGGCGACAATCGGCGACTTATCCAGTCGTCCCTGGGTGGTCCATTTATAATTTTGGTCttctaaataaacaaatacgTGCCTAATATTCCTCATTCAATTCTCATTTCCAGCAATAGAACATTATTAGGAGATAACCCTGTTTAAAAAACTAGGGATCATTGTGCTGTCGGACGCGGCCACCAGGCGATCGATCTAGTTGTTTTTCTCGTTCCCAGTTCGTCCGCTAACGGAGCAACAACTTCTCAAATGACGTACTACGCATTTCTACAGTAATCACAGTCAGACCGCGTTTCTGACGACTCGTATCTTCGACAATTTTACGTATTCCGGAGACAaacaatagtaaaaaaaaaaatcataataacaAACGAGTGAATTGAGATTTTGAGTGGATAGAGCGCGAGTACACGTGAAAGAGGGACCATTACAAGAGTGTTTTGCATTTTTACTCATTTGATAAGGGTGTGGGCCCCATACGACGCTAGGAAACACTGGGTGAGTACATGTTTTACTCCAATATTTCGtagaaataaattccctttccgcgaaatttcattgaagaaAATCACTGGAAATTGTGAGACACTCTCTGCACACGGGACAAATGTTCccaaaaattctggaatttttac
Coding sequences within it:
- the LOC135162382 gene encoding protein FAM8A1, with product MANNYSTKSEEKEKFCTMEERTEYFTKLEKWLQEAYAWQTVAAMFPYYLMSGQILQPNGNNFLPQLSPNTRAPASPSGPSVTENDSTRLRGSRDSRPGPVLTPEGIEYRIPPIWKRIVAELIDSVMLFVLKLMITFIALDIFATMNVESYNLDLLQAGLRIVDYKMAMEFASKILIWELTHRSIVCMFEALWLQHGIHGQIGGATPGKSVMGLRVVQCRNITPVNRPGDPDAVIVSPGTDLGLPLALGRSIVKNLVITFLFPICFSLFSFRFNRTGYDLACSSIVVEDPYRQQNNRAHQR